The following proteins come from a genomic window of Panicum hallii strain FIL2 chromosome 8, PHallii_v3.1, whole genome shotgun sequence:
- the LOC112902890 gene encoding (-)-isopiperitenone reductase-like, producing the protein MEGAIPIATNTRIAVVTGGNKGIGFEVCRQLASKGITVILTARNEKRGSAAVQELKDAGLHNVIFHQLDITDAPGIARLADFLKARFGRIDFLVNNGALGAVEYVEDPANIAATSEEELRGMSKEEREVWMYSKVRETLPAAKEGIRTNYYGTKDVTEGLLPLLKAAPDGRILFVSSDFGLIGQLKDEQLKKELDDIDNLTEKKLDEMLTTYLKDFEAGALEARGWPTHFSAYRMGLVAMNAYSRIIARRHHELCINCANPGYIKTDMSVYTGTLTPAEGANNLLKVLLLPQGGPTGKYFDEGTEAPFV; encoded by the exons ATGGAGGGCGCTATTCCCATTGCTACGAACACAAG GATTGCTGTGGTCACTGGTGGGAACAAAGGGATCGGATTTGAGGTATGCCGGCAGCTGGCTAGCAAAGGCATCACCGTCATCTTAACAGCGCGGAACGAGAAGAGGGGTTCAGCTgctgtccaggagctcaaagaTGCAGGACTCCATAATGTCATTTTCCATCAATTGGACATCACTGATGCTCCGGGCATTGCTCGATTGGCTGATTTCTTGAAGGCCCGTTTTGGAAGGATAGACTTCCTG GTGAACAATGGTGCACTTGGTGCTGTTGAGTATGTCGAAGATCCTGCTAATATTGCAGCAACGAGCGAGGAAGAG TTGCGTGGCATGAGTAAGGAGGAGAGGGAAGTATGGATGTATTCGAAGGTCAGGGAGACTTTGCCCGCCGCAAAGGAAGGCATTCGCACCAACTACTATGGAACCAAGGATGTAACCGAAGGCTTGCTGCCCCTCCTGAAAGCTGCCCCGGATGGCAGAATCCTTTTCGTCTCCTCTGACTTTGGGCTCATAGGG CAACTCAAAGACGAGCAACTGAAGAAGGAGCTCGACGACATTGACAATCTCACCGAGAAGAAGCTGGACGAGATGCTGACCACGTACCTGAAGGACTTCGAGGCCGGCGCACTGGAGGCGCGGGGGTGGCCGACGCATTTCTCGGCGTACAGGATGGGCCTGGTCGCCATGAACGCGTACTCGAGGATCATCGCCAGGAGACACCACGAGCTGTGCATCAACTGTGCCAACCCTGGCTACATCAAGACAGACATGTCCGTGTACACCGGGACCCTGACGCCCGCGGAAGGCGCCAACAACCTGCTCAAGGTCCTGCTGCTGCCGCAGGGTGGGCCGACCGGCAAGTACTTCGACGAGGGCACGGAAGCGCCGTTCGTGTGA